In the genome of Cutibacterium equinum, one region contains:
- a CDS encoding phosphoribosyl-ATP diphosphatase, with amino-acid sequence MSKTFEELFSELSSKAQTRPAGSSTVEELDRGVHAIGKKIVEEASEVWMAAEYEGNERLAEEISQEIYHLQVMMIKQGLTLDDVYKYL; translated from the coding sequence GTGAGCAAGACATTCGAGGAACTCTTTTCCGAGCTGTCCAGCAAGGCGCAGACCCGCCCAGCCGGGTCGTCGACCGTCGAGGAGCTCGACCGCGGAGTGCACGCCATCGGCAAGAAGATCGTGGAAGAAGCCTCCGAGGTCTGGATGGCCGCCGAGTATGAGGGCAATGAGAGGCTGGCCGAGGAAATCAGCCAGGAGATCTACCACCTGCAGGTCATGATGATCAAGCAGGGGCTGACCCTCGACGACGTCTACAAATATCTGTGA
- the pnuC gene encoding nicotinamide riboside transporter PnuC translates to MSDVLTSLLNAQLDVGLGKPILWREVIGNLFGLASALGGARRRVWAWPVGIVGNIILFTVFLGGVFHTPQDLDLWGQAGRQIFFMATSAYGWVVWAATRRNNGASQVAVHPRWATRRERIFSLLAVLVMFIVFYGVLRALGSWGPLSDSWILTGSILATWGMARGWNEFWFVWIAVDIVGVPLLASAQYYPSALLYVFYGAFCVYGFLTWWRTQRPAEADN, encoded by the coding sequence GTGTCCGACGTCCTCACATCCCTGCTCAACGCCCAGCTCGATGTGGGTCTGGGCAAGCCGATTCTGTGGCGCGAGGTCATCGGGAACCTGTTTGGACTGGCATCGGCGCTGGGCGGTGCCCGCCGACGGGTCTGGGCCTGGCCGGTCGGCATCGTCGGGAACATCATCTTGTTCACCGTTTTCCTGGGCGGGGTGTTCCACACTCCTCAGGACCTCGACCTGTGGGGTCAGGCCGGACGTCAGATCTTCTTCATGGCGACCAGTGCCTATGGCTGGGTGGTGTGGGCGGCGACCCGACGCAACAACGGCGCATCCCAGGTGGCCGTTCATCCCCGGTGGGCCACCCGTCGGGAACGCATCTTCAGCCTGCTGGCCGTCCTCGTCATGTTCATCGTCTTTTATGGCGTCCTCAGGGCCCTCGGCTCGTGGGGTCCGCTGTCGGATTCCTGGATCCTCACCGGATCGATTCTGGCCACCTGGGGGATGGCGCGAGGCTGGAATGAGTTCTGGTTCGTGTGGATCGCCGTGGACATCGTCGGCGTCCCCCTGTTGGCGAGCGCGCAGTACTACCCGAGTGCCTTGCTGTACGTCTTTTACGGGGCCTTTTGCGTTTACGGCTTCCTCACGTGGTGGCGCACTCAGCGCCCAGCAGAGGCCGACAACTGA
- a CDS encoding SCO1664 family protein: MSATNPWDLPRAPGPRAPWRIDAALPDSSNGALLVRDADDRSWVYKPIAHERRLHDFPAGTLARREVASYLLSYVMGIALVPVTVFVEDGPRGAGSMQRWIDDDAENPLVVADVTEGLPPHWHGFLLGIDEDDREIGLAHSPHPALRALALFDAVANNADRKGGHVLVGPDPDLGGIPHVWAVDNGLAFHTAPKLRTVLWGWAGQSLEPVEEMMLDQVATVPDGVFDGLITVGEIEALRQRAADLLAFGAFPGPSGLRPSLPWPPV, translated from the coding sequence GTGAGCGCGACGAACCCCTGGGACCTGCCACGAGCGCCTGGTCCCCGCGCCCCGTGGCGGATCGACGCTGCCCTGCCCGATTCCAGTAACGGCGCACTCCTGGTGCGCGATGCGGACGACCGGTCGTGGGTGTACAAACCGATTGCCCACGAACGGCGTCTCCACGATTTTCCTGCCGGGACCTTGGCCAGACGCGAGGTGGCGTCCTACCTGCTGTCCTACGTCATGGGTATTGCTTTGGTGCCAGTGACCGTGTTCGTCGAGGACGGCCCGCGAGGGGCTGGTTCGATGCAGCGATGGATCGACGACGACGCGGAGAATCCGCTGGTCGTCGCGGACGTCACGGAAGGTCTGCCGCCCCACTGGCACGGATTCCTCCTGGGCATCGACGAGGACGATCGCGAGATCGGTCTCGCCCATTCTCCGCATCCCGCCTTGCGTGCCCTGGCCCTCTTCGACGCTGTCGCCAACAACGCTGACCGCAAGGGTGGTCACGTCCTGGTCGGTCCCGACCCTGATCTGGGGGGAATCCCGCACGTGTGGGCGGTGGACAATGGCCTGGCTTTTCACACCGCGCCCAAGTTGCGCACGGTGTTGTGGGGATGGGCCGGCCAATCTCTGGAACCGGTCGAGGAGATGATGCTCGACCAGGTTGCCACTGTGCCTGATGGCGTTTTCGACGGGTTGATCACTGTGGGCGAGATCGAGGCGTTACGGCAGCGAGCCGCTGACCTCCTTGCCTTCGGTGCTTTCCCAGGCCCGAGCGGACTGCGACCATCCCTGCCGTGGCCGCCCGTGTGA
- a CDS encoding DUF3090 domain-containing protein, producing the protein MTRRTFRFERPDRVVVGTVGRPGARVFHLQVREGSRLVTVRCEKAQISQLALQMDRILDGLAAHAADVLVPPTIQTPDDLAPLDAPLDVEFTVGTMAMAFDEPTKRVEIEMYAVSDDELMITDPAMLLTTLPDAAPDCLEIFMTTSQARQFVARCSVVVASGRQYCPYCSQQILSAEGHLCPRSNGYRKPLVW; encoded by the coding sequence ATGACCCGCCGCACCTTCCGATTTGAACGGCCCGATCGAGTCGTGGTCGGTACTGTCGGTCGTCCGGGGGCACGAGTCTTTCATCTCCAGGTTCGTGAGGGTTCGCGCTTGGTGACGGTGCGCTGCGAGAAGGCCCAGATCAGCCAGCTTGCCCTCCAGATGGACCGGATCCTGGACGGATTGGCCGCCCATGCCGCCGACGTCTTGGTCCCGCCGACGATCCAGACCCCTGACGACCTTGCCCCGCTGGATGCGCCCCTGGACGTGGAATTCACGGTGGGCACCATGGCGATGGCCTTCGATGAGCCGACCAAGCGCGTCGAGATTGAGATGTACGCCGTCAGTGATGACGAATTGATGATCACCGACCCCGCAATGCTGTTGACCACCCTCCCGGACGCGGCACCCGATTGCCTCGAAATCTTCATGACGACCTCTCAGGCTCGCCAATTCGTCGCGCGGTGCAGTGTCGTCGTGGCGTCGGGACGTCAGTACTGTCCGTACTGCTCCCAGCAGATCCTGTCAGCCGAGGGTCACCTGTGCCCCCGGTCAAATGGCTACCGCAAGCCGCTGGTGTGGTGA
- a CDS encoding histidine phosphatase family protein — protein MARLLLIRHGRTEANAKGVLAGRSDHPLDEVGVRDVRVLASHLSGLAPEFVATSPVARARQTAAILTEGAGWTCPVRVDDDVAECDYGTWAGRSLVSLSSEPGWRTVVDNPPEAVFPGGETMAEMFRRTAQAARRIAAEVGDGAAVVVSHGDPLRAIVADLMGLPHRLFHSLVISPASMTVLVQDAATWRVQTLNWRPDKPWGLGSSAGRHLGGDTQ, from the coding sequence ATGGCGCGACTTCTGCTCATTCGACACGGGCGTACCGAGGCCAACGCGAAGGGCGTACTGGCAGGCCGTTCGGACCATCCCCTCGACGAGGTCGGTGTGCGCGACGTACGAGTCCTGGCATCCCATCTGAGCGGCCTGGCCCCCGAGTTCGTCGCCACCTCCCCGGTGGCACGAGCACGGCAGACGGCCGCAATCCTCACCGAAGGAGCCGGGTGGACCTGTCCGGTGCGCGTGGACGACGACGTCGCCGAGTGCGATTACGGAACGTGGGCGGGACGATCGTTGGTGAGCCTGAGCAGCGAGCCGGGTTGGCGCACCGTGGTCGACAACCCGCCCGAGGCTGTCTTCCCGGGCGGTGAAACGATGGCCGAAATGTTTCGCCGCACGGCCCAGGCAGCCCGCAGAATCGCTGCCGAGGTGGGTGATGGCGCGGCAGTTGTCGTCAGTCATGGAGACCCGTTGCGTGCCATCGTCGCCGACCTGATGGGTCTGCCGCACCGGCTCTTCCACTCCTTGGTCATCAGCCCAGCCAGCATGACGGTACTCGTCCAGGACGCCGCGACGTGGCGTGTCCAGACCCTCAACTGGCGCCCGGACAAGCCGTGGGGCCTCGGATCGAGCGCGGGCCGTCATCTAGGCGGTGACACCCAGTGA
- a CDS encoding aldo/keto reductase: MRMRTVGASGLKVSAIGLGSLTWGGQTDAREARSMVRRFVDAGGNLVDTSPAYGGGFAEQLIGKLIHTDISRDDLVIATKAGFVVEGNKRVVDTSRAALLRDLEGSLRRLHTDHVDLWQVHAWGDAPIEETTAALDHAVHSGMARYVGVSNFVGWQAATAATWQKATGERTALVSNQVEYSLLARRAEIEVVPSAQHHGMGVLAWSSLGRGVLAGRYRNGTPKDSRGGSDRLSWFVQPYLTPKSRAVVNAVSKAADGLGATTAQIALAWVRDAPVVSSALVGPRTTAQLEELLGAEDVVLPPEITSALDDITGGPNLAREEF; the protein is encoded by the coding sequence ATGCGTATGAGAACCGTCGGGGCAAGCGGCCTCAAGGTGTCTGCCATTGGTCTGGGCTCCCTGACGTGGGGCGGTCAGACCGACGCCCGCGAGGCTCGCTCCATGGTGCGCCGGTTCGTCGACGCCGGGGGAAACCTCGTCGACACTTCTCCCGCATATGGCGGTGGCTTCGCCGAACAGCTCATCGGAAAGCTCATTCACACCGACATCAGCCGAGATGATCTCGTCATCGCGACGAAAGCAGGGTTCGTCGTCGAGGGGAACAAGCGTGTCGTCGACACCTCTCGGGCCGCTCTGTTGCGCGATCTGGAGGGATCCTTGCGTCGCCTCCACACCGACCACGTCGACCTGTGGCAGGTGCATGCCTGGGGTGATGCCCCCATCGAGGAAACCACTGCTGCCCTCGACCATGCGGTGCATTCGGGTATGGCCCGCTACGTCGGCGTCTCAAATTTCGTTGGCTGGCAGGCTGCGACGGCAGCCACCTGGCAGAAAGCCACTGGGGAGCGCACCGCACTGGTGAGCAACCAGGTCGAGTACTCCCTGCTGGCCCGTCGCGCCGAGATCGAGGTCGTCCCGTCTGCCCAGCATCACGGGATGGGCGTGTTGGCGTGGTCGTCCCTGGGGCGTGGCGTGCTGGCTGGCCGTTACCGCAACGGGACCCCCAAGGATTCTCGTGGCGGTTCTGACCGTCTCTCGTGGTTCGTGCAGCCCTATCTGACTCCCAAGTCCCGAGCTGTCGTCAATGCCGTCTCGAAGGCGGCCGACGGATTGGGAGCGACAACTGCACAGATTGCTCTGGCGTGGGTGCGTGACGCCCCCGTGGTGTCGTCGGCCCTCGTGGGACCGCGAACGACGGCCCAGCTCGAGGAATTGCTCGGTGCCGAGGACGTCGTGCTGCCCCCCGAGATCACCTCGGCTCTCGACGACATCACGGGCGGGCCGAACCTGGCCCGCGAGGAGTTCTGA
- a CDS encoding citrate synthase has protein sequence MSHTPSQSDTATLILDGQEYCLPVITGTTGDRVIDITDLRQMTGGVTTFDPAFANTASCRSAISWIDGENGVLTYRGIPIETFAEEKVSFVETAWLLIFGQLPTESQRDDFRNRLTEYSALHRSMDLHFNAFPPNGHPMAIMSSMINAMSTHDRPRITDEESFTDAAAKLLSKVRTIAAASYKASIGEPAIYPRYDLKYVENFMHMMFSLPYREYEPDPIAARALNLFFALHADHGQNCSTSTVRMVGSSGANLFTSCSAGVCALWGDRHGGANVNAVRALQRIHDSGLTPRQYLAKAKDSGERISGFGHRVYRNWDPRARILRGAVGPLLETMHKPDPLLDVAMELEEAVLADDFFVERRLYPNVDFYSGIVLRALGIPLNMFTVMFAIGRMAGWIAHWKEVADDPTTRISRPRELYDGPVSTPWVPRDQR, from the coding sequence ATGAGCCACACGCCAAGCCAATCCGACACCGCAACCCTCATCCTCGACGGCCAGGAGTATTGCCTTCCCGTCATCACGGGTACCACCGGCGATCGCGTCATCGACATCACGGACCTTCGCCAGATGACCGGAGGCGTGACGACCTTCGACCCGGCCTTCGCCAACACCGCCTCGTGCCGGTCGGCAATCTCTTGGATCGACGGCGAGAACGGGGTGCTCACCTATCGCGGAATCCCCATCGAAACGTTCGCTGAAGAAAAGGTCTCCTTCGTCGAAACGGCATGGCTGCTCATCTTCGGCCAGCTGCCGACCGAGAGTCAGCGTGACGATTTCCGGAACCGACTGACCGAGTATTCAGCGCTTCACCGATCAATGGACCTGCATTTCAACGCCTTCCCTCCCAACGGTCATCCCATGGCGATCATGTCGTCGATGATCAATGCGATGAGCACCCATGACCGCCCGCGCATCACTGACGAGGAGTCCTTCACCGACGCTGCGGCCAAGCTCCTGTCCAAGGTGAGGACCATCGCGGCGGCCTCGTACAAGGCGTCCATCGGGGAACCAGCGATCTACCCGCGCTACGACCTCAAATACGTCGAGAACTTCATGCACATGATGTTCTCCCTGCCATATCGCGAGTACGAACCTGACCCGATTGCCGCCAGGGCCCTCAATCTCTTCTTCGCCCTGCACGCCGATCATGGCCAGAACTGTTCAACCTCGACGGTTCGGATGGTGGGGTCGTCGGGTGCCAATCTCTTCACCTCCTGTTCGGCAGGGGTGTGCGCGCTGTGGGGAGACCGCCACGGTGGTGCCAATGTCAACGCGGTGCGGGCGCTGCAACGCATCCATGACTCGGGACTGACCCCACGCCAGTACTTGGCCAAGGCCAAGGATTCGGGGGAGAGGATTTCTGGCTTCGGACATCGCGTCTACCGCAACTGGGATCCCCGGGCGAGGATTCTTCGCGGTGCCGTCGGTCCGTTGCTTGAGACCATGCACAAACCGGACCCACTGCTCGACGTCGCCATGGAACTGGAGGAAGCCGTCCTGGCTGATGACTTTTTCGTCGAGCGCAGGCTCTACCCGAACGTGGACTTCTACTCCGGAATCGTCCTGCGGGCCTTGGGCATTCCGCTCAACATGTTCACCGTCATGTTTGCCATTGGTCGGATGGCTGGCTGGATTGCGCATTGGAAGGAGGTCGCCGACGATCCGACGACGAGGATCTCCCGGCCTCGTGAGCTCTATGACGGTCCGGTGTCAACGCCGTGGGTGCCCCGCGACCAGCGCTGA
- a CDS encoding M20/M25/M40 family metallo-hydrolase, whose protein sequence is MSDLFSMPLDNLVDGPNSPQAEVVDICSRMIQIDSQNFGPHDARGEAEMCHYVSTLLADIGVDTSIYESAPGRVTLVAEWAPQGTDMSRPALLLHGHSDTVPFESADWTHHPLSGEIHDNCVWGRGAIDMKGFLAMVLSAIRARHRRGEVPSRPIRFIMFADEEASGTLGSTWLGANHPEVFDGVTEAISEVGGFSLTTPEGKRVYVVQSAEKGLWWFRLSATGKAGHGSMRNPDNAVARLLEALTRIDSHDWPDMGHPVQEEFLARVAQLWGLTIDRDDLESSLAPIGPLSRMVAACCSHSVTPTVLSAGYKVNVVPSRASAQIDARFIPGAQEEMISTITSLAGPGIDVETISLKPAAAAPFEGAAVDAIRHAIDAEDPGAVVLPYLNSAGTDAKGFAVLPDGRRINCYGCTPLRLPADFDFISLFHGVDERVPVGSLIFGAKVVDHILQEA, encoded by the coding sequence ATGTCAGATCTTTTCAGCATGCCTCTCGACAACCTTGTCGATGGGCCGAACAGCCCGCAGGCCGAGGTGGTTGACATCTGCTCTCGCATGATCCAGATCGACTCGCAGAACTTTGGCCCCCACGACGCTCGTGGCGAGGCCGAGATGTGTCATTACGTCTCAACGCTCCTCGCCGATATCGGGGTGGACACCTCTATCTACGAATCCGCGCCCGGCCGAGTCACACTCGTTGCCGAGTGGGCGCCACAAGGCACCGACATGAGCCGTCCGGCCCTGCTGCTGCACGGCCACAGTGACACCGTCCCCTTTGAATCCGCCGACTGGACCCATCACCCGCTGTCCGGCGAGATCCACGACAACTGTGTGTGGGGCAGGGGAGCCATCGACATGAAGGGCTTTTTGGCCATGGTGCTGTCGGCTATCCGCGCCCGTCATCGACGCGGCGAGGTGCCATCGCGTCCGATCCGCTTCATCATGTTCGCCGACGAGGAGGCATCAGGAACCCTCGGATCCACCTGGCTGGGTGCCAACCATCCGGAAGTCTTCGATGGCGTCACCGAGGCTATCAGCGAAGTCGGCGGATTCTCCCTGACGACGCCTGAGGGAAAACGGGTCTACGTCGTCCAGTCAGCCGAGAAGGGCCTGTGGTGGTTCCGGCTGAGCGCCACCGGCAAGGCAGGGCACGGCTCCATGCGCAATCCGGACAATGCCGTCGCTCGCTTGCTTGAGGCCCTGACGCGCATTGACTCCCACGACTGGCCCGACATGGGCCACCCCGTCCAGGAGGAGTTCCTCGCCAGGGTTGCCCAGTTGTGGGGTCTGACGATCGACCGTGACGACCTCGAGTCCAGCCTCGCCCCCATCGGGCCCCTGTCACGCATGGTCGCCGCGTGCTGCTCCCACAGTGTCACCCCGACCGTGCTGTCTGCCGGGTACAAGGTCAACGTCGTACCAAGCCGGGCCAGTGCACAGATCGATGCCAGGTTCATTCCCGGGGCCCAGGAGGAGATGATCTCGACGATCACGTCCCTGGCTGGTCCCGGAATCGACGTCGAGACGATCTCCCTCAAACCGGCCGCCGCAGCGCCCTTCGAAGGGGCGGCCGTCGACGCCATCCGCCATGCCATCGACGCCGAGGACCCCGGAGCGGTCGTGCTTCCCTACCTCAACTCGGCCGGCACCGACGCCAAGGGGTTCGCCGTCCTGCCAGACGGCCGTCGCATCAACTGTTACGGCTGCACGCCGCTGCGGCTTCCTGCTGATTTTGACTTCATCAGCCTGTTCCACGGCGTCGACGAAAGGGTCCCGGTGGGGTCTCTCATCTTCGGCGCCAAAGTCGTCGATCACATTCTGCAGGAGGCCTGA
- a CDS encoding amino acid permease has protein sequence MTHMNSAAQGTTQTAEPTGEEPQLQRGLKNRHLQLIAIGGAIGTGLFLGSGRTISLAGPSILLVYFIIGTVLFFVMRAMGELLLSNLAYKSFADFATDLISPGAGFYMGWTYWMCWVVIGNADTIAICGYLAEWFPNLDKWIPALCTVLLLTGLNMVAVKLFGEMEFWFAMIKIVTIVALILVGGYLAITGFQPPREGVPAASFSHLWDRGGFFPTGFMGFIAGFQIAIFSFQGIEMAGTAAAETADPEHNLPKAINSIPARVLIFYVLALGVIMSVQPWDLINPEASPFVEMFSFIGILIAFHIVNFVVLTSAASSANSGVFSTSRILYGLAREKDAPPVFAKLSSRHIPRNALFLTAVCISPSIILVTLEDSVMDAFSLVAGISSVLYLSVWGLILVCYLKYLKKHPERHAESAFKMPAGRVMSWVGIVFFIAILIMLGFSSDSRQALIAAPIWVILMVVLYRLLASTRANHTRIDFDAERIRALEELHQMQEDEHQA, from the coding sequence ATGACTCACATGAATAGCGCAGCCCAGGGAACAACTCAAACCGCGGAGCCAACTGGCGAAGAGCCCCAACTTCAGCGCGGCCTCAAGAACCGGCATCTCCAGCTCATCGCCATTGGTGGTGCCATTGGAACAGGTCTGTTTTTGGGTTCCGGAAGGACTATCTCCCTTGCAGGACCGTCCATCTTGCTGGTCTACTTCATCATCGGAACAGTGCTCTTCTTCGTCATGCGGGCCATGGGAGAACTACTGCTGTCAAATCTGGCTTACAAGTCCTTTGCCGACTTTGCAACAGACCTCATCAGCCCCGGAGCCGGATTCTACATGGGGTGGACGTACTGGATGTGTTGGGTCGTCATAGGAAACGCCGACACCATCGCGATATGTGGATATCTGGCCGAATGGTTCCCCAATCTCGACAAGTGGATACCCGCCCTGTGTACCGTATTGCTGTTGACCGGTCTCAACATGGTCGCAGTAAAGCTCTTTGGCGAGATGGAGTTTTGGTTCGCGATGATCAAGATCGTCACCATCGTCGCGTTGATCCTCGTCGGCGGCTACCTTGCCATCACCGGATTCCAGCCTCCCCGTGAGGGAGTACCGGCCGCGTCGTTTTCTCACCTGTGGGACCGCGGCGGGTTCTTCCCCACCGGGTTCATGGGGTTCATAGCTGGGTTCCAGATCGCCATCTTCTCATTCCAGGGTATTGAGATGGCGGGAACTGCGGCAGCCGAGACGGCCGACCCCGAACACAATCTTCCCAAGGCCATCAATTCGATTCCGGCTCGTGTCCTCATCTTCTACGTGTTGGCCCTCGGCGTCATCATGTCGGTACAACCGTGGGACCTCATCAATCCAGAGGCGAGCCCGTTTGTCGAAATGTTCAGCTTCATCGGGATCCTCATTGCCTTCCATATCGTTAACTTCGTGGTGCTGACTTCGGCAGCATCATCAGCAAACTCGGGGGTCTTCTCAACCTCTCGTATCCTCTATGGACTGGCGCGCGAGAAAGATGCCCCGCCGGTCTTCGCCAAGCTGTCCAGCCGCCATATCCCCCGCAACGCCCTCTTCCTCACAGCGGTGTGCATTTCACCGTCCATCATCCTCGTGACCCTTGAGGACTCGGTTATGGATGCGTTCTCCCTCGTGGCGGGCATCTCGTCAGTGCTCTACCTGTCGGTGTGGGGCCTCATTCTGGTCTGCTACCTCAAGTATTTGAAGAAGCATCCCGAACGCCATGCCGAATCAGCCTTCAAGATGCCTGCGGGCCGCGTCATGTCGTGGGTTGGTATCGTTTTCTTCATTGCCATACTCATCATGTTGGGTTTCTCGTCAGATTCTCGTCAGGCCCTCATCGCCGCTCCGATCTGGGTGATATTGATGGTCGTGTTGTACCGCCTCTTGGCTTCTACTCGGGCTAATCACACACGTATCGATTTCGACGCTGAGCGAATCCGTGCTCTCGAGGAACTCCACCAGATGCAGGAGGACGAGCATCAAGCTTGA
- the ald gene encoding alanine dehydrogenase, which translates to MRVGIPTEIKNNEFRVAITPAGVHSLASHGHEVLVQAGAGLGSGIPDEQYKNAGATIIDNADTVWDDADLILKVKEPIADEYHRMHEGLTLFTYLHLAADRALTDELLARKVTSIAYETVEMDDHSLPLLSPMSEIAGRLAAQVGANCLLQPAGGNGVLIGGGSGVRNGRVTVLGGGVAGFCAARVADGMGADVTIYDVNVARMRYIDEVTNGRIRTQFSSPLAVKEACTASDLVIGSVLVPGARTPHLVDNDTVAQMMPGSVLVDIAIDQGGCFEDSHPTTHAEPTFTVHDSVFYCVANMPGAVPHTSTYALTNATMRYAVLIAEEGWKNACTKRPELARGLTTHNGKLYTTGVGEALGMDVSNVSELL; encoded by the coding sequence ATGCGTGTTGGTATCCCCACAGAGATCAAGAACAACGAGTTCCGCGTAGCTATCACGCCCGCGGGCGTCCATTCGTTGGCCAGCCACGGCCATGAGGTGTTGGTACAAGCAGGGGCCGGCCTGGGTTCAGGCATCCCCGACGAGCAGTACAAGAACGCCGGCGCCACGATCATCGACAACGCCGACACCGTCTGGGACGACGCCGACCTCATCTTGAAAGTCAAGGAACCCATCGCAGACGAGTACCACCGCATGCACGAGGGCCTGACCCTGTTCACCTACCTCCACCTGGCCGCCGACCGGGCCCTCACCGACGAACTCCTGGCGCGCAAGGTCACCTCGATCGCCTACGAGACCGTCGAAATGGACGACCACTCCCTCCCCCTGCTGTCACCCATGTCCGAAATCGCCGGGCGCCTCGCAGCCCAGGTCGGCGCGAACTGCCTCCTGCAACCAGCCGGCGGAAACGGCGTCCTCATCGGCGGCGGCTCGGGGGTCCGTAACGGACGCGTCACCGTACTCGGCGGCGGTGTGGCCGGATTCTGCGCCGCCCGTGTGGCCGACGGCATGGGCGCTGACGTCACTATCTACGACGTCAACGTCGCCCGCATGCGCTACATCGACGAAGTCACCAACGGACGTATCCGCACCCAGTTCTCCAGCCCACTAGCTGTCAAGGAAGCCTGCACGGCCTCGGATCTGGTCATCGGATCAGTCCTGGTCCCCGGTGCCCGGACTCCGCATCTGGTTGACAATGACACCGTGGCACAGATGATGCCAGGCTCGGTCCTCGTCGACATCGCCATTGACCAAGGCGGCTGCTTCGAAGACTCCCATCCCACCACCCACGCTGAGCCCACGTTCACAGTCCACGACTCGGTGTTTTACTGCGTGGCCAACATGCCCGGCGCTGTCCCACACACCTCGACCTACGCCCTGACCAACGCCACCATGCGCTACGCCGTCCTCATCGCCGAGGAAGGCTGGAAGAACGCCTGCACCAAACGCCCAGAACTCGCACGCGGCCTGACAACCCACAACGGCAAGCTCTACACCACCGGCGTCGGAGAAGCCCTCGGCATGGACGTCTCCAACGTCTCCGAACTGCTCTAA
- a CDS encoding alpha/beta fold hydrolase — protein sequence MSFPRKLSALAVAGTMAVTGVTMATPAMAAPDGASQPVAAAPATDQVKKETGYFKTTDKLGTKLFYRKDIVPNAKGAVVLVHGLLENSSNYEYLTKSLTDAGYSVYRFDNRGHGRSAAPYVNNAIPRGQFDDWWNIESDIHQVVQTAHKENADKKVFLLGHSMGGIAVQSYGIMYPGTVDGIVSSGGGTFASVDGPNTEGVTTVTPDNLNFFARHALPQISQVLPMSQLTAFNGRLAKAAVKDPKSIRMPSGPLSASVIIPSYPGYGLCSDPDVRIDHWQRDPLYNHYVRLGLIEQLGIGEMYNIMNAHEFDAPTLIMHGENDGLVPSYFDVNWYNAITSKDKKIIQWHGLMHELFNEPTKDQVIKTAIDWIDAHNK from the coding sequence ATGTCATTCCCACGCAAACTCAGCGCACTTGCGGTTGCCGGCACCATGGCGGTGACTGGCGTGACCATGGCGACCCCGGCCATGGCTGCCCCAGACGGCGCCTCCCAGCCGGTCGCGGCCGCTCCTGCGACCGACCAGGTGAAGAAGGAGACCGGTTACTTCAAGACCACTGACAAGCTTGGGACCAAGCTGTTCTACCGCAAGGACATCGTCCCCAACGCCAAGGGCGCAGTCGTTCTGGTCCACGGCCTTCTGGAGAACTCCTCCAACTACGAGTACCTGACCAAGAGCCTCACCGACGCCGGCTACAGCGTCTACCGTTTCGACAACCGGGGTCATGGCCGTAGCGCCGCCCCGTACGTCAACAACGCCATTCCGCGTGGCCAGTTCGACGACTGGTGGAACATCGAGTCCGACATTCACCAGGTTGTTCAGACCGCTCACAAGGAGAACGCCGACAAGAAGGTCTTCCTCCTCGGCCACTCGATGGGCGGTATCGCCGTCCAGTCCTACGGAATCATGTACCCGGGCACTGTTGACGGCATCGTCTCCTCGGGCGGCGGGACCTTCGCCAGTGTTGACGGCCCGAACACCGAAGGCGTCACCACCGTGACCCCTGACAACCTCAACTTCTTCGCCCGTCACGCCCTCCCGCAGATCAGCCAGGTTCTCCCGATGTCTCAGCTGACGGCGTTCAACGGCCGCCTCGCCAAGGCCGCCGTCAAGGACCCCAAGAGCATTCGGATGCCATCTGGTCCGCTGTCTGCCAGCGTCATCATCCCTTCTTACCCCGGATACGGTCTGTGCTCTGATCCCGATGTCCGCATCGACCACTGGCAGCGCGACCCGCTGTACAACCACTACGTGCGTCTCGGCCTCATCGAACAGCTCGGTATCGGCGAGATGTACAACATCATGAATGCCCATGAGTTCGATGCCCCGACCCTCATCATGCACGGGGAGAACGATGGCCTCGTCCCCAGCTACTTCGACGTGAACTGGTACAACGCCATCACCTCGAAGGACAAGAAGATCATCCAGTGGCACGGCCTCATGCACGAGCTGTTCAATGAGCCCACCAAGGATCAGGTCATCAAGACCGCGATCGACTGGATCGACGCCCACAACAAGTGA
- a CDS encoding CsbD family protein, with amino-acid sequence MGLSDKIKSKSDELVGAAKEKIGDATDNADLQSEGADQKASGKVDQKVEDVKDKATDLKHNVQAAADKLTD; translated from the coding sequence GTGGGCCTCAGCGACAAGATCAAGAGTAAGAGCGACGAGCTCGTCGGTGCCGCCAAGGAGAAGATCGGGGATGCGACCGACAACGCCGATCTCCAGAGCGAGGGCGCCGATCAGAAAGCCAGCGGCAAGGTGGACCAGAAGGTCGAGGACGTCAAGGACAAGGCGACTGACCTCAAGCACAACGTTCAGGCTGCTGCTGACAAGCTGACGGACTGA